The sequence TACGATACCACCTATTATCGCGTGAATAGTAATTGGCAATTGTCGGTTAAGAAGGACACTTTTCCATTAATGCCCGTgcttttcaaaaacaattttcgaCCTCATACACGTCCGTTTCAGCGGTAACAATCGAGGATATCAACCAAAtactcaaaactaaaaaaatgcattaaaaacaagGACTCTCCACTCTTACTTACCCGTATTTAAATTAAAGCTGTCCTTTCGCCGGCATGCATTTACCCACTTCATCCTCATGTTGTTATCTCTAGGAAAacgaaaaaacttgaattttccaTTTCTGCGGCTGTTGTTGCATCCAAGCACAGAACATAAAGACATTTCGATTCAAGAATCGCAACGCTCTCATCACGGCCACCGACGGCCACTTTGCTCTCCACACTACGTCACACAATCGAAACTCACGAGTATCGATATGTGACGAGATGCGCAACGACCTACCtgatatattagtaccatgaacCAGGGTGGTTTCTCGTTCCATTAGATAAAAGTGGACATAAAAAATTGCGGAAACAACATTCTGATGTATTATTACTCTGCTGCGTTAACAATGAGGTCACTAAGCATTTTCCTTCGTAATTCCAAACATAAATACAGTCATCAACTCTATTGAGGATACATTAAAATTGGTGACGTCACAAAATGCTTGTCGACTTTGTGAGTGAGTCAACTCTAGTCTGTTTTTATCTAGAAAAGTTATTTTCCGCTTGTCAACTGTTTCTCCATTGCTGTGGTTCGATTTGTAGCGCACAAATTTGGGAAATTCGTCCACATTGTGgtaatattattgtttttccaATAATTCGCATTCTTGGTTCTTTAAGTTTCAAATACCATATTAGAATGCCCCAAGGAAAATTGAAGGCGAAGGCTAAATTGCCCGCGTCCGTAAAAATCAAGAAGGTTAAGAATAAGGGGATGAAGAAGAGAGCAAGTAAGTTATTGAGTATTAGTATTGTTAACCTTTTGCATGGTCTCTTCAGAAACAACTATAACTATCAGCCCTATCCATGCTTGCTCGATGGTGCAAGTGATTGAGGCCTGAGCATAAAGGGCACTTTCATTTCGCTCGAGTTAGTGCTTGAAAGTAATTTATTATGTGTGGTTTTTAAGATCGCCCGGTGGCCCCGAAGGGAAAGAAGGATCCCGAAAGCCTGAAGTTGAAGAAGGAGCTGCTGAAAACTATCAATGAATCAATGGAGAAAGAACTAAGATCGAAGGCCCACAGTGGAAGCTCCTCTTCCAGATTAGGCAAAAAAACCGGGAATGATTCCGCTACGACGAAGAAGAAGTGATTCGAAGACCAGCGGAGGATGTATATTCGTGCTAAAATTACCTGAATCAGAGCATGTGTTCAAAGGAGTTAATCATACTGTAAGTCGGAGGGATCTCTTCCTACAGTAAATAGCAGGTTCGCATCACGTTCTATTTACACTTAATGAATCTGTCACACGTTCATCATTTCTCAAATTATTGCCATTTTAGTTcgtcactattgcagtttttcaTCAATATTCCAATAATCATTTCTTGTTGGTACTAGGTTACCTCCTGTAATTAGAGCGAAGTGGAAGGAACTGCAGGTAATGGCGTTGAAATCGGAGCTTATTTGATTTCATTCtgctttttcctctctttctggCTTAAGTTTCCTCCTGTGAGTTTTTGTCAGttttaattttgtgataattttacatttgaacttaaattcagttatttttcatgtaattatatCTTAGTTGCAAATAAATGATATTTGCCCCGTGttcattattgaattattattagcATTAATTTTCTTGATGGCAGTATTTTGCTTTTGGTTCAATCGCTGGAGAGAGACCTGCATTTGAGGCCCCAATCAATGTATCTAGaccccaaaaaaatgttttgatatcAACGGAGTCCAAAATCATCTAAACGTCTTGATTCAAATAATACTGCACCTATATTGGGGAAAGTGACCTTTTGAGGAAAGGTGTACATGGATATGGTAAGTTTGGTATGTTTATCTAACTTCATTTAATGTTTCAGTGGTGCTGCTTCAATTAGCTTCCTCCTTGCCATGGTTATGGATCAATGTAAACCGTCATAAGGGTGATTAATTATTTCTACTAGGGGTTTAATTTTGTTAATCTTGTCACAAATGCATATTACGAGGTGTATAcgtataaaataggttttttaaattactcgtctgttatttgaaaattataaaaaactattcaAAATAGTCTCTATTGGAATTTATAAAGTTTTCCCTCCTCTTCAGCAGGTTGTGAATGCCACCAAAAAGCAATTCTTCCTTTGAAGCAAACTAGTTGTCGAGCTTTTCTGTTACATTTTCATATGAATCCAAGTGTTATTTGACAAGTGTGTGTCCCTATGATGTGAACAGATTGTATTAGGATAGAGCCAAGTTTGTAGAATAAGCTGCTTGCACTAGTATTTCCCTATTGAATGCCTTGATTGCATTTGTGACTCGTTTTGATGTGGGTGAGGGGGTATTATCATGAAGCAAAATGACTTTATGttgcttttttttttgcatattatgGTCATTTTTCATGTATGGCTCTGtgcaaattgataattttttgttggtAGCGATCGGTGATATCGGTTTCAGCAGGTTTTAGTTGCTCATAATATATTACACCCCTTTGATCCCACAGCACACTGCCCTCTTTCCAAAATGATTTTGTGTTATAGTGGTTGTCAATTGTTTGCCTGAATTCACCTATGATTCATGACTCTTAGGATTCTGGAAATATGCCCACTATTCATCACCTGTCACTATTCGATGGAGCATTCTCATTTTTCTCCATGTTTCCagtgcaaccgcgtaggtttgttggtgatgacataCCAtggtcatcaccaacaaacctacgcggttgcaccggaaacatggagaaattggaacctgaacaccgcggaaacctacgtagtcacgaTGGAGCATTCTGATAGTCGTGAAACTGATAGCAAGCACCATCTATAAGGAAACTGGTTTCAAACTTCTACATATGGTATTCCTCAGCCAGTCATGTCTCACTTAATTGTTGGTGTGCATTGAGACATTTGGGTTGCATTCAGGCAGAGCTATTAATAATGTTTGGTGTTAGTGATGCTTGACTTGCATGATAAATACAGTCCGGCTGGCAAGAGTTGTCTGATGATAGCGCtcaaggaggggcggagaaccctaaTTGTAATCAATCGCTGTCTCCCAAACACTCCTcgcaccctcgcctagtcatacaataTTGTcgcatgcatatgaagcacctaaaaaagcctgaatcacaaaaACAAGCCATTCTAATTaccaaaacaagggatttttCCTTTACGCTGGTCATCCCTTCCGGCTCGTTTCTTCACAGaaaccttttgtttacatgtgacgtgggcatttccctttctaacctggcaaccttgccccctaccccaaaCTGAACCCTTCTGCCTGTCATTGGTCAACTCATGGCAGCTGTACtgtaaaaaatgagataaatttcaGTGATCTGAAGATGGCATTGGTGAAACACTGTCCTGTCCTACGTAGGACAGAAATCTTTGCTTTTTTATTTGAGACTTTTGTCACCTTTGAGAAAGCTCTTTATTATTAGAATCCTGATCAAGCTAATTTTACTATTAAGTATTCCtgttaaaatgtttataaagGGCATGAGAATCACCCTGGCCTGTCTCCCATCCTGCATTCAACTTCTCTCATAAGTCCACTATATGGGCTGTTTATTATTCTTGTCATAAAccttttcatttccttccccATCCTGCCTATCCTAGCATTCATCCTTCTTGCTCAGTTACAGCATCCCCTCCGTGCTCAGTACTTGCTTAATGCAGATAGTTTTTTCTTAACCTAAATCCTGCCAAATctcctttttccattttcctatgatCACTCATCTGGTATGCCTCATGTATTTTCTCACCCTCATTCCTCAGCATCCAAGTTTCTACCTTGTAAAGAGCTATGTTCCATATAAGGCTTTCCATTACCTAGCCTTTCCTTTCCACTATTATTGAGTTAATCTTTATTAGCTGTTTTTTTCTTCATGAACCCATCCTTTGCTTTAGCTAGTATATTTCTTATATCCTTACTGGTATGTCTGTTTTCCTCTACTTTGCTGCCCATTTAGAGAAATTATTCTACCTGATTCAATTTGTGCCCATCAAATTCAATTAGCTGCAGGTGCCTTGCTCTGTCCCTTGCTTGTGCATTGCTATAGACCTTGTATTTGGACTTTTGGTTAGCCTTCATAATATGTATCTCTCCTTGTCTCATCCTCATTTTCTCAGCACTATTTTTGGTGCATATTGAGCTAATAGTAATATAGTCACCACATTCTCAGTTACACGATGACCTCACGTGTACACAAGAGTTTTTTTGTCCTTGAATAACCACGTATGATCCAATGTATTTCCAACTTTGGTTATGAAACTACACTTATACGATGACCTCAGTtacgaaatgtattttttcagtcccataaGATAAAATACCTAACTTTTATGATTTGTCAGAGAACTgttctacgagaagattgcggtatgTGAGCTGATTTTAGTCACATGAGCGGGAGTACTGTGCGctcattacatagagataccataaataataagttaaataagataaagaataataagttttaattgtGAGCAATGCTGTTTATTAGGTATTAATTGTAATTGTAGTAGATTGTTTATCCAGAATTATGCACTGCAGAATATCCATCTCTAGCAgaagattttctagaattttgccaacgttatgttttccgtcgccccagcgaaataaccCCCTATTGAGctgttaaaaatcctcccgtgccaaaattttgacttccaaggtcatccaaaagaagatacagtaaaacctctatgtagtgaacctctttacatcataaacctccatacatcatagcACCCCTACAGTCCTGtctaatttacatgtaaattcataggcaaacctctttgtagtgaacctctttatatcgtaaaacctccacttatcataccaaggagatacccccgagacggccttaCTCCTCCACAAATCATACCGAGACATTatagaccattaatgcagccacgattatgtacatggaacgacattttcagcgataaatgtttaacccttatttttttccttatacacctttaatgtgtggtaattttcatattattcattagttGTGGCTGTTTGGTTCcaaatgagagcatacctaactgtaaataagaaaaaaggtatccaattaccgtaatcattttaagtgactgttgaattaagagagatcacgttgttttctctcaaatcatgacaaaaatcatgcgatagcactcgctttttgtaattattaaataataaatatatgttcactgatgcatgcatgagtgtttcatcatcactggtcaacaatcctaggattggtttgacgcagctctccactctattctcctagagtgtttaaacacataaatataatggtttaaaagacagttaGTGACTtttatttccaaaggatatgaaaaaaatggtgcctatcactaaaacctctctatagtgaaactccatacatcaaattgcccgaattttggtcccctccattaagatgtaaagaggttttactgtaatggTATTTCTAATATGAACCAAAGTCAATGGTGATTCAACATGATtgcaaaaacagcatgcgtggtctcattcagtgggctaaccccacatctgcagGACAAATGGAGCCGGGGAAAGTTGCTTGTGCGGCGCActgatcaaaactgacccaacttgtatctcagtgggtttaaatgaaacgtggttggaccttgaatagcttAACTCTGCCTGGCgttaagcgtttatttttaacagtATGGGAGTTACTGTAAATGTCTACATCGCATCGTCAGTTGCCTTGTAATCATTAAAATCAAGTTCAAGACGTGAaagataaggcagtcccttttgCCTAAGGAATGGCTTTGCACCATTagatcgaaatacaaaaagtgtttGTTTTTATCTGAAATGGGAAAGCAAAATATTCCATGAATACAAATCACGCGGCTTGTGAGTCTAAGGTTCCGGCGCTGAATTCGTGGAAGAATGCCGGCAGctacattttcattttcacagCTATCATTTTCTTTCCGTTCATATCCCAAAAAGCTCTATTTACAGATCTTTAGTCCCTGGTACCAAATTGTGTATAAAACCCGTTTTAACTTATGTGACTTCTACGTCAAATTGGGCTTTTAATGCTGCAACAGACCAAGTAGTCACTCGCCTCCCACCAGAAGtttttttgtttgcattcatATGAAATTTTCTCATCCAGAAGCTTCGGTACAGTTTTTATGCTTGACTTTTTTGGTCTTGTGTGTATTACTTATATTGCATGCACAAAGCACTATGCTATACATTTTTCTTTAACCAAAATCTGACTATATTCTTCCTGAAATTCAATAGGTTGAtgtttgaatttacatctggcaTATGCAGAAAAGCAACAAAATTTCAGTGTCAACTCTTTTATTTAACATTATCTCAGTTGATAAGGTGATCCTAAGTGCAGAATGTAATATACAGAACGCGTATTAGGGATTCCGCTTTCACCAACATGCCAGCCAAACAGAGCGTGCTgttgacgacagccaatcaggagtcgcctgaccaccagagtgactgttaCTATACAGAGTGGCTATAAGCAAGggaaaattctcactcgacactcatagccctgaggacaaTGGCCAAGTCTGACATCAAAATGTTGGCAGTAATGCAGTTCTTGACCCGGTTGCGATCCCAAGAACTTTTCACTTGGTCCTTTCTGCATCCCTCTTCCACATTGCATGTCCATCGTGCATGCACTCCATTTCTGAGTGGCCACTCCTGTACCCTCATTTCATGCTCAGCATTCCTATTCCACTGCattaaggtacgttttccaaggaGCGACTGTAGCGATGATCGCCGGGCGATGATCGCTGACCGATGATCGCTGGACGATGATCGCTGGTTAGCGGCCGCCTTGGTGTTTTCTTAAAAGCGACTGCGATTTTCTTCTGAAGCGAGAACCCAGTAGTCTCCAAACTCTTTACCTGTGCAAGTGCGTGAGAGCATGAGTAATAAAAAGAGGCGTATTCTAGCGTTTTTACTGAGTGAGGAAGAAGACGACGACGACATTGCAGAGAAAATCATTATTTCCAAGAGAAAGTCTGAGCATCAGATATATAAAACAAGGAGTGAAGAGGGATACTCACATATGCTGATCGAAAACCATTTGCGAGGAGACAGTGAGAAGTTTTGCGAATTTTTCCGTCTGAACCCCtcccagtttaattttattttaagcttaatAGAGGATGACATAAGGAAGATAAATTGCAACAGACATCCCTATCCAATCAGACCTGATGAAAAGCTTGCACTTACTTTGAGGTAAGTCGGAAATTAGTTCATGTTACATTTTGGAGTTGTTGACAAGAAATCTCTTCATTCTAAAATGATTTGGATACATAAAGTGGTTATTAAAATCAGTGCAACTACCTTAAAAACTGTAAGAATTCACACCCGCTCCTTCATAAATGTCAAGCCTACCATAATCACTTGGTGAAGCTGGTAGAGAATTCCCACTAAGTGGAGTTAATCCACTAGTTGCTGGTGAGGGAGTGGAAAAGGTAGTGGACAAGGAAGGACTGGGAAGCTGACGCTCCACTTGCCTTCTCATTTCGGTCTCAAAATTAGAAACAAGCGTTAAAGTTTGTAATTTTATTTGGGTAATGAAATCTGGACTAAGTTTCTTAACTGTTTTagcaatactttaaaaaaaataagtccacTTCATCCTCTTCTTCCGCTAATAAACTTTCTATGATAGTTTTGCGTTCATGGTCCCTTTCTTTTAGGTGCATTAAAAAGTTATCCTTAGcactttttttcactttattggcTCCACCAACATTCACTCTGTCTGCCGAGTTCACCGAGGAACCAGATTCCCCACTTACGCATATTCCTTCGATCTGCTCACATTCAGGTTGGGGTTCACTTACTTCCCTCTCGGATGTGATTTCTACATCAGCCGTATCCTTTTCATTGGATATGGTCTTTCTGGGGGCCTCCGTTGATTGTAAGAAAGATAACTTTTCTTTTAGCTGccacttttttcttttcatatcggGAGCAGCCACTGAGCCTGTCGGTGACCTTGCTCTTTTTCTCCTGTCATAAGTGTCTTTAATGTTTTTCCATCGTTTTTTACAATCTGTCACTGAAAgaaggaaaacattttatcaaGTATTGAATAaagattgttgaaaaacaaaagtaTAATTATACTCTACTTTTCGCAGGTTTTTGGCGACTGGAGAGTCTTATCATTCTCTACGGTTTCAATTCCGAATATCTGCCGGTGAAATAAGCAAGATTGTTGCTTCTACATTGAGCGTCCTGAGAGAAAAGCTAATGCCATTGTATTTGCCACCGTTATCGCCTGAAGAAGTATTAAGTAAAACAGATCAGTTCTACCAAAGATGGAATTTTCCAAATTGTGCGGGTGCTATAGATGGAAAGCACATTCGGATTGTCTGTCCTAGTAAGACTGGTTCCCTTTTCTTCAATTAtaagggctatttttccatcgttCTGCTGGCTTTGGTTGACGCCAACTATAAGTTCATGTACATTGATGTTGGCTCCTACGGAAAGGAAGGTGATAGCGGAATTTTTGATAGGTCAgacattgggaaaaaaattgctaCTGGGTCCCTGCTTCCTTTGCCGCGTAAACTACCTAATTCTGATAAGGTACTTCCATGTGTGTTAGTTGGTGATGAAGCCTTCAGATTACATACAAATATGATGAGACCCTACCCAAGAACTGATGCAGCAGCTAACGAGCGAAAAGCTATTTTCAATTACAGGCTTAGCCGTGTTCGTCGAGTTTCCGAAAACGCTTTTGGATTGTTGTCCCAAACCTTCAGGATTTTTTACACTCCCATTCATTTACTACCTTCACGAGTTGATGACGCCATCATCGTTTCTTGCTGCTTACACAACCTGCTAAGAGATGACTTCATTTCATCACATGGAAAAACCAACTGTGATTTTGAACCGGCAAAAGATTTGCCTTGTCAAAATCTAATTAGTTTGGCTGGCACTGGAGGTTTTGCAAATCAAGAAGGTTTTTCTGTGAGAGATTCTTTTGCAGACTACTTTATTGGAGAGGGCAGTGTAGGATGGCAAAACCATCATGTGAACAGAACGGACAAAAATTAATGCCctccaattttttaatgttatttttaaatgatttaagtagtattattgataaatttaaagcatacataAAGCACTCGGAGAAATTACTTCGATCCATTTAAAATATGTCAGCCAAGGCGTTAGATACAGGTAAAATGAAATCACTTGAGGTCGCAAgagaaattttgtaatttgtggaTGTATTgctcgtaaaaattcaaaatgcttATAGTCTATTATTCatatggagagaaaaaatattatgaatgtattATTATGAATAAAGAATTACCAAATCATCAAATTTCTCATTTATAATATGCCATCGAAATGCAAGTAAAGTGTTGCCCACGGAGCTATCGGATTCCTACTGAAAGCGGTGCTGAAattatgcaaaattaccctttgGAAACTTTGCCTTGATATGAAACAAAGCCCTTACCACTGAAGTTATTATCCACCAGTCCCAAGTtagcaattaattaaatattgtattatattagTGAAGCCAATTGCCGATTAGGAATTACGTAGTAGGTATTTAATGACAGCTTATATCCACACTCGTGCTAGAAGAAACCCGGCGCAGTTACACATCTACAGtcgaagaaaattttccctttttgccGTGCAGCTAAGAATCCAAGGTCATAGACTAAAAGAGTCCGTAACTTATTAGGAGTATATCTATGGGAATTCTTAGAATCTCATCCAGGAGACGGGATTAAGCTAATAGTTATCAAATATGTTTACTGAGTTGCAGCAAAGGAACTTCATTAGTCTCATTCATAACTACACTTGGTGGTCATTATCAACTGGAATCAATCGTAATTatagcatccaaaaaatgttaaatggcataatataataattaaaaaattctgcaatcTGGTGAAAGAATAGTCATTATCTAACAAATCGAAAAGATGATCTGAAAATGGTTAACGAACTAGATCTGTTCAAGAAATAGCAGATACAAACTCAAGGAAATTTTAGATTGTGATGAACTCACCTGGTCTTCTTACATATTCTGCGATCTCTTTCCAAATATTGTCTTTCACACGTATGTCCCGGTATAGTGGATGGTGCAAATCATACAGTGCTGGATGGTCTCTCACCTTTTCAGTCAACTTTTCGTCTTCTTCcgatgaaaaattcaattttgtggtGCTGCACGCCATGATATCACTTCATTCACCGGCAAATAATCGCTGGCGACTGCGATTCCTACCCCTCTCTGGGCAGGATACCATAATCGCCCAGCGATCAAAGTAAGCGACTCCCGCAATAGTCGCGTGTTGGAAAATGGTTACATTGTAGAGCAACGTATGCAGGCTGTCGCGATCATCGCTCAGCGATCATCGCCCGGCGATCATCGCTATAGTCGCtccttggaaaacgtacctttacaCGGAGTGTGCACTGTTTGTGGAATTGCATGTTTATTATCCATACCCTCATTCTACACTTGTATCCCTGTGGCCATGTTTTGACTCTGGCCACATCCACATTCCACACACTCATTCTGCACCCACAACCCAATCTGTTTATCCAAAATGCATGGTACAAAATACAGCCGACTCTATCTGTGCATGAGTTCATACTGCAGGATGCAGTGCACGATCACGCTCTGCGTCCTGCAGCGATTGCAATTGGGCTCAGGAAAATGAAACtgtcaatgagtctgggaagctaTCTAAAAAAATTGGACCTATTGCGTAAGTAATAATGCATCAGAATGAATGGGCATCGCTCCTCTTGCAATAGCGTTTCCTCTCTTCCAGTCGCCATACATGCTTCCTCCCAGAATGCTCTTTTTGACGAGTGTTATAAAGTGGGAATtttggcctccctccccccatctacgacccccctagagctgaagca comes from Ischnura elegans chromosome X, ioIscEleg1.1, whole genome shotgun sequence and encodes:
- the LOC124171799 gene encoding transcription factor Adf-1-like codes for the protein MACSTTKLNFSSEEDEKLTEKVRDHPALYDLHHPLYRDIRVKDNIWKEIAEYVRRPVTDCKKRWKNIKDTYDRRKRARSPTGSVAAPDMKRKKWQLKEKLSFLQSTEAPRKTISNEKDTADVEITSEREVSEPQPECEQIEGICVSGESGSSVNSADRVNVGGANKVKKSAKDNFLMHLKERDHERKTIIESLLAEEEDEVDLFFLKYC